From a region of the Deltaproteobacteria bacterium genome:
- a CDS encoding thermonuclease family protein, translating to MPSNFATKIAAVWLFFFTLMHCLMGLNYETKQIGIRPAFAIGEQVSSTTKPCYVSTGQKSERLRYVSKVADDGSIYLDTVEHVELAGIAIPKAGSADDKQDCSIQVIKFINAKLSNKGVYIYAAEDNVPRNDKPLKVYVITQNGEFFNQELVRMGLARANPRNSRNEPLICADNLITAERQARTKKTGLWIGDCLSNN from the coding sequence ATGCCCTCGAATTTTGCTACAAAGATAGCTGCGGTTTGGCTGTTTTTCTTTACGCTTATGCACTGCTTGATGGGGCTGAATTACGAGACCAAACAGATAGGTATTCGACCGGCATTTGCGATTGGCGAACAAGTCTCGTCTACCACTAAGCCGTGTTATGTTAGTACCGGACAAAAAAGCGAGCGGTTGAGATATGTTTCTAAAGTTGCAGACGATGGTTCTATATATCTCGATACAGTCGAACACGTAGAGCTGGCTGGCATAGCCATTCCGAAGGCAGGAAGCGCGGATGATAAACAAGATTGCAGCATTCAGGTAATCAAGTTTATCAATGCCAAACTTAGCAATAAGGGCGTATATATCTATGCCGCCGAAGATAATGTGCCACGCAATGATAAACCCTTAAAAGTCTACGTAATCACTCAAAATGGGGAGTTCTTTAACCAGGAATTAGTTAGAATGGGGCTTGCACGCGCAAATCCAAGAAACTCACGTAACGAGCCATTAATTTGCGCCGACAATTTAATTACAGCCGAAAGACAAGCGCGAACAAAAAAAACTGGTTTATGGATTGGAGATTGCTTAAGTAATAACTAG
- a CDS encoding serine/threonine protein kinase has product MALRQVSKRNDSHIIDGRYEILSSIGRGNNSIVYKARILTPSHEAPCGKSDLVALKVVTADSKCHEHNVNKMNREAVAMLAARHRNVIRLNDYVAAEGLWYLSMEYAAGGDCLCRLNTENEAFSYTQVLRFLHQTLCGLEAIHRAGIIHGDIKPENLLLSREGEIKIADFGIAQIPTEPVRDERARQGVGTFEYLAPEYLNGEPATVLTDIYSLGITTYYFLTKRLPFEGSSFAEKVDNKLSGRRAPLSKYLQNVPLFLEVLLDKALCTDPSGRFQSAVEFRAAVDVCSDYLSDRSVLQSPSAVENRDLPRTSAEAQEAREANLRKASEAESAEVFVSEIERRDNVDPIEVPHIAAKGNLPRSFGFKKYTADSNADADFQASHSKVSDSVLSPFKRLAFVVGAMIVLFSFVYNGLDFLDLPEDSFAVAFHWPI; this is encoded by the coding sequence ATGGCTCTTAGGCAGGTTTCCAAGCGCAATGACTCTCATATAATCGATGGTCGATACGAAATACTTTCGAGTATCGGTCGTGGCAACAACAGCATAGTTTATAAGGCTCGCATTCTTACGCCAAGCCACGAAGCACCTTGCGGCAAGTCGGATTTAGTTGCGCTCAAGGTAGTTACAGCGGATTCAAAGTGTCACGAACATAACGTCAATAAGATGAATCGCGAAGCGGTTGCTATGTTAGCTGCGCGTCATCGAAATGTTATCCGGTTAAATGATTATGTTGCTGCCGAAGGTCTATGGTATCTATCGATGGAGTATGCGGCTGGGGGTGACTGTTTGTGTAGGTTAAATACGGAGAATGAAGCATTTTCTTATACGCAAGTCTTAAGATTTCTTCATCAGACTCTTTGCGGACTTGAGGCAATTCATCGCGCTGGTATCATTCATGGCGATATTAAGCCCGAAAATTTATTACTGTCTCGTGAGGGGGAAATCAAAATAGCTGATTTTGGGATTGCGCAGATTCCGACAGAGCCGGTTAGGGACGAAAGGGCCAGGCAGGGGGTCGGAACATTTGAGTATCTCGCGCCAGAATATCTAAATGGGGAACCAGCTACTGTATTAACTGATATTTATTCTCTAGGCATAACTACTTATTACTTCTTGACGAAGCGATTGCCGTTTGAGGGAAGTTCATTTGCTGAAAAGGTAGATAATAAGCTAAGCGGGCGCCGCGCTCCTTTGTCGAAGTATCTGCAAAATGTGCCGCTATTTTTAGAAGTTTTGTTGGATAAGGCACTTTGTACAGATCCATCTGGGCGCTTTCAATCTGCAGTTGAGTTTCGTGCGGCTGTGGATGTGTGCAGTGACTATTTAAGCGATAGGTCGGTGTTGCAAAGTCCGTCCGCAGTTGAAAATAGAGACTTGCCCAGGACTTCGGCAGAGGCTCAGGAGGCAAGGGAGGCTAACTTGCGAAAAGCTAGCGAAGCTGAAAGCGCAGAGGTATTTGTTAGCGAAATTGAGCGAAGAGATAATGTAGATCCAATAGAGGTTCCTCATATTGCCGCAAAGGGAAACCTGCCTAGGTCGTTCGGATTTAAAAAGTATACAGCTGATTCAAATGCGGATGCAGATTTTCAAGCTTCGCATTCCAAGGTATCCGATAGCGTTTTAAGCCCGTTTAAGCGATTAGCTTTTGTGGTTGGCGCTATGATAGTTCTCTTCTCTTTCGTGTATAATGGACTAGATTTTCTTGACTTGCCGGAAGATTCTTTCGCCGTCGCGTTCCATTGGCCCATCTAG